The sequence TTCCACCAAAACGCAATAATTTGTCTTCAGTTTTGAGCATAGTTTATTCGTaatagaaatctaaaaagCTTACAAATCAAATGCCATTATACCAGTACAATCtagattaatgaaaaatatctgtataaaTCGCACCAACTCTTGGTGCACCTAAACTCGATAATACGTAAATACAATAACATACGTGTCAGAGATAAAGCGCCATCCTCTTTAACGCCACTGCTCACCTGATGTCTACAAATTTGCTCACTTTTACtcaaattcaatactttatgaCGGCAAATTCGTTAAAGCCATGTTTTTCATCGGTCCCAACAGTAGCATTATAAAAGACTTTTACTGTATTTGCGCATACTCTGCTTGGATAAAGCTAAGACCCTGGTTCTGTTGCCTTAAAGTGGAATGTTTTAGAATGAGAAACATTCTTTAAGTAAATTGTAATTGTATGACTTTGATATTCAAACGTATGACTCTTGAGTACAAAGGGTAAAATactttgataaaaatatttatgattattcGATCATTGATTACAACGAATATGATTCTCCACAGAATTACTGGACTCCAccaaatttaattaaaaacaaaaaactaaGATTTTTAAATGACTTTGTaacacacaaaaaaaaacattgaattatTCAGCGCCAAGTTGTTCAGTCATGATACTGAGACAATTCAAAATGGACTTGGAATAGTCTTTAATCATTGACTGCTCAACTGCCCATTCACACGCTCCATTTCGAGACAGAATTCATGAACTCAGGACGATGGTAATTGCTGCAACTTTTTGTCATTATCATCTTCAAcgataagtttattatggacGTGCATGAGacctttgaaatatttgacgGTCCTCACTCGAAGTTCGTTCGTCGCGTCTTCGTCACAGATGAACATCGTATTCGGATGCAACTGAAACGCTGAGACGGTCCACATATGATTTACACCCTCCTCAATCGCTTTGTGCAATGCAAACGATTTATGCGCACCAGTTATTAGAATCACAACCTGTAATtacaataaaaatgaaataaacaatttattttccatGCAGTGATCGAATTTCGGAGTTCAAGATTCCGGGTGGTCACTCCCATGGAAATCAGgggattttgtaaaaaagtttaaaatcagggaaaagtttggggaatttgttgagattgctagaatGCACATAAAATCAAACCATTTCCATCTTTGTTTTACatgtttgattgaatttttaaCACCTCAAGCTAGGGGAAAAGCAGTCGAATAAAAATAGCCACCCtgaaattctaaatataaatgacTAAGTGCCTAAGTATCTTAAGATCCAAAATGGCTGCTAAATAAGAAATAGTGTATTTGAAGAATGATAGGCGGCtgagaaatatcaataattggAACTAATCTTTTTTCTGGATTACCGACCTCTTTAGAATCCATGACGGTTCCTACACCAACTGTTAAAGCATTCGTCGGTACTTTAGAGATATCACCCCCGAAGAATCTTGCGTTAGCTTCAATAGTTTCCTGCGCGAGGGTTTTAACTCTGGTTCTAGATGCGAGACTTGATCCGGGTTCATTGAATGCTATATGACCATCTGGACCAATTCCTATCGTACAAAACAAAGgcttatatgaaatatacgaaattgaaaatggaaaCTTAACGATAAATGTTTTGGCTTCTCTCTCCAACCCGTACCTCCAACAAACAGTTCTATACCACCGGCATCTTTGATTTTCTGTTCGAAACTGTTGCATTCAGCGACTAAATCTTGGGCATTACCGTCCAATATGTGAGCATTTTCTGGTTTGATGTCGATGTGTTTGAACAAATTCTCCCACATGAATGTATGATAACTCTCTGGGTGACTGATCGGCAAacctgaaaaaaatttaataatGAGCCAGttaatgaattcttttttgattatataacttctataaaatcattatgctATTATTCTCTCAGCTATCATACCGACATATTCATCCATGTTAAACGTTTTCACATATTTGAATGATATTTCTCCTTTTTGATAGAATTCGATCAGTTTCTTATACGTGCCGACTGGTGTACCACCTGAATCAGAATCATATATACCGCATTTAATTCTTCCTAGTTCCTCACAGACACTAATCTAGTTTCTAGCCATAGTTCACGCAACAAGGAGTAGCCGTTAGTCTAGTATCTCTAGCTGTTGTTCCCAGGGGATCCCATGGATCGTCTGTTTTTCAGATTAGTTAGCCATATGATTGTTTACTATTGTACTATAGGCTACAGTAATGAATCAGTTagaaaacacaatatccgaGATGAAACAAgataaaaatcccacaattttTCAAAGACTGAAAAGTTTATCAgctgaaattttaaaaagggCCCTTCTTTTCACCTGAGGCTCAATATAGGGGAAAAAGCTTCTTTTTGCGAATATACAACTAACCTGTGGGTAATCCCAAGGTGAAATACTTGTCTGGTCCGGGGTTGAATTTCCGGATTCTCTTCTTGATGTACTTGGCCGCCCAATCGCTGACCTGGTTGTAATTATCTAGGATTACGAGTCTCATCTTCCTGCTGTTTTCACAAATAGCCTAATAGCCAGCCTACGTTTACAAGCCTTTAATGTATAAATAActaatttgatgatttatcGCATCAGATGACTTGAGCCTAAATTTAGTCACTCCTCAGACTGAGGACAGTCTCAAAgacaaatcaaaaaatcacTTCATACATTCAAACACCAGCAGATCGATCATCCTGACCTTTCCTCTATCGCCCCTTCTCATATTCCTCACATTGTCTTAAAATGTAGTGATTGAATTTTACCTGATATTTTTACAGATCGACGGAAATTCAGGGCTGTTCGTGTTCCGAGTCAGCtgatttttgataatataataaccgGAAGTGATTAACTTCCTTGTTATTGGGTATTGACAATTTATGAAGCGCCTAGGGGTGTTGACAATTTACGATATATTTTGCCCGCTACCTACATTTCCGCCGGACGAACGCACACTGCACGCGCGCTCGCGgaaatagaaacgactgttGGACCAAACCTGCGAAGAGCCCCGCCAAGTtataaaaattatgaaattccGAAAATTTTCGAATAAACCAAAAAAACTAGAATTTTCTCGAATGCTCGGCCAGGAAAGGTTCAAGATAAAAGGCCATTTTATTAATTCCAAGAAATTCGGTCATCATTAAATAATTATCTCAACATCAATCTTCGATCGAGGGACGTGTTCCTCTAAATATGCCAAGTTTCAATTTTCTTAAGAGGAATCGTACTTTTGAGTGAAGTTCTCTGGGAACCAGAAACCTATTTCTGCTACAGCAGTTTCATGACGATGACTTCCATGAATTAAGTTTCTGcaaagaaattaatattttaccctttgttaaaaaattaaatcgttggtggtacgcttattataatcggatgggcttataccaacttATGGGCTTATGCGGTTAGTGAaaatccgatcgtgaaactacaGTAAACCACGACTATGGCTTAAAATAGGCATCGAAAGATTTAGTCCAAGGCAAGGGTTGGGGTTTATAGAATTTTGGAGTTCGGTCTTATGACAATGCCgtatatttacaaaatgatttagatttttcgAAGAATCTTTTTTTGGGCTTTGTCAATTTCTTCTGAAGAACCTCTTGCGAATCATACTTTTCTGGTTTCAGAGCTAAATCGCCGCGAATGGTTCCTGGACCAGACTGATTTGGATCTGTTTCACCAATCATCAAGCGGCCACTTCTGATCACACCGGCACCTTCCCAGACCTAAAGAAACAAATGGACCGTGTCAAAGAGTTTCCCAGAGAAAATTTATAACTGCAGTGGTTTGCTCGAGACGACATACCATAGGGACAACTGGACCAGACATCATATACTTCAACATTTCAGGGAAATATTCCTTATCAATGTGTTCAATATAATGCTTTCTCAGTAGTGATTCTCTTGCCTTAAAAAGAGCCGAGATAGGatcagtggaacctcgttataacgacctCGGATGTAACAATTCATCGGTTAATGTATTCATCTAAAACAATATTATAATTTCGGATAACGAAATATTGGTTATTTCGAACCTATTTCCAGGACCTTACCCTGACGTTCGTATGAGGAGGAATTTCCCGATTACGTAGTTTCCTATGAATGCCTCAACTCATGGTTCATTaggtttttttaaaaattcgaaACACCGGTGCGGGTTAAGTgtagaaaagaaatagattACCTGCGTCAACTTAAGTGCGACAAGTTTATAGCCTCTGTTTTCAAATCGTTTTATAATTTCACCGACTAAGCCACGCTTTACCGAGTCAGGCTTCATCAGGATAAGGGTACGTTCAATAGAGGGATTCGATTTAGGATCAAACGatacattatcaatatttatgCAACATTCATTCGATAACTGCTCCATATCAAAAATCCAGACAAGTTCAGTTTGGGTTCGTTTCAACGATTGCTGGCGCAGCTCAGTCAATAATATGATTACGAATCAACCATCTGTGTAACTTATTACTTCGtatagatgaaaatatgcAACATGTGTTAAAAAATCAATGTCTAATTTCTGTCAACCTCACTACATGAAGCCTATGACGTCCGCTTGTCTCAGCTTCATAGACTTTTCCATAGTTACCAGGGTAATACTATTGTATCTGTGCTGATCGAGAGGAACTATAGATAATCATCAACGGATGAATAAATCGATATTCATAGGGCTGTTAATTATATAATATAACATATTATCTGAAACGGGAGACTCAATCAATACATCCAATTTCCTGCGAGTAATCATGGcatgtataggcctatatactgCATACCTGGTAGTCCTAGATATTTTCCTTCCAAAGATCTACAACGTATACCAATCATAGCATTTGGGAGACTATGTTTCACTCGAATCCAGAGCccattgatgatattgaattcTACTCGAAATTCTTTGCTTTATTGATTCAGTCCCTTTTTTTCCAGATAGTGAATATCGAACAAGGCCCACTTTCACAAGAGTTAGTTACTTTTCAAAGGACCACAATTAAGACATTTAATCATTTCAACTTGGTTCATGAACCTGCACCCAGACGACCAGAAATCCTACTGCCAACAGCTTTTAAAATCCTGAatcaaaccatggactcttaaaCGAACAGAGAATATGATAACCATTCATAATTTGTTTTCAGATCCCATTTATTATTGATCAAAATTACTTAACAATTGAGCACATGATTTTTGCACATTCGAAGTAGGTGAACACATCTAAATATTTGTTGACcaaaatctaaattaatctaatcatttattcatatagCCAACTGTGAAGGGCTGCGTCGTGTGAAACGAGTTCCTTGTCTGTGAACCAAAGGCCCATTTCAGTTTTAGCGGTCTCAACAGCATC is a genomic window of Tubulanus polymorphus chromosome 5, tnTubPoly1.2, whole genome shotgun sequence containing:
- the LOC141905068 gene encoding glucosamine-6-phosphate deaminase 1-like produces the protein MRLVILDNYNQVSDWAAKYIKKRIRKFNPGPDKYFTLGLPTGGTPVGTYKKLIEFYQKGEISFKYVKTFNMDEYVGLPISHPESYHTFMWENLFKHIDIKPENAHILDGNAQDLVAECNSFEQKIKDAGGIELFVGGIGPDGHIAFNEPGSSLASRTRVKTLAQETIEANARFFGGDISKVPTNALTVGVGTVMDSKEVVILITGAHKSFALHKAIEEGVNHMWTVSAFQLHPNTMFICDEDATNELRVRTVKYFKGLMHVHNKLIVEDDNDKKLQQLPSS